AACACACCACTCTTCCCCCTAGAGCCAGAGCTCTACACACCAGAGGAGTCCAACTATGCAGTCACAGAGAATGGAAAGCGCCTACGAACGGCCTACTTCCACCATGCACTGCACCAGATCATGGTCGCTAATGTAATCATCGGCCAGATGTCCGGCATACGACCCAGAACACGCGCCTATCGCGACAAGAGCGATCGAAGCCCTACACGAAGAGGCAACAGCCCTCTAAGGCGTGTCAACACCACTACCTCTATGCACCGCGATGACCTTCCGCCCGAACCTTCTAACTACCGAGCCGCTATGAAACACCGCTTCTCCCAACAGTGGATCGAAGCTATGGCCAAGGAGTTTGCCAAAGCCCTGGCAACAGGCACATTCAGATGGGCAACAAAGGAAGAGAAGGATCAGGATGCTCAGCAAGAGGAGGGACTTCAGCCACTACTGCCGCTCAAGTGGGTGTACAAATACAAACTGGACGAGCACGGCATGCTGAAGAGCTTCAAGGCTAGGCTATGCGCAAGAGGCGATTTGCAAGGAACACACTTAGACACATACGCCGCCACACTGCCAGCAAGCATGTTCCGCCTCTGCTGTGCTATGGCCGCGAGCTTCGACCTAGAAGCCGAACAATTCGATGTTGTCAACGCCTTCCTGAACTCGGACCTGCCATACACCATGTATCTGCAACCACCTCCTGGAATCGACAGGCCATCCCATGGACACGCCCTCAAGCTGGTCAAGGCCCTCTACGGTCTGAAGGAGTCCCCTTTATTGTGGTACAACTCCCTAACCGAGACGCTGGCCTCCCTTGGACTAGTACCCCTGTCGGACTCCGAATGCATCTACCATGACAACAAGGTTATGTTCTTCTTTTACGTTGACGACCTGGTTATGCTCTACCACCGCAAGCACAAGGCCCATGCTGCCAACATCAAGCAGCGGCTGCTTGCCAAGTACGAGATGCACGAGCTCGGTGATCTCTCCTGGTTCCTAGGAATCAAGGTTACGCGCGACAGAAACAAGCGCTTGCTGTGGCTCTCTCAAGAAGACTACATTGAGAAGCTAGCCGCCAAATTCAGCATATCCACGAATGCACGCAAAACGACAGTGCCAGTAGATCAACACCTTGATTGGACCGTTCCAGAGGGTCATCAACCCACCTCTATCGCCATCCTTGCGTACCAACAACGTATAGGATCCCTCAACTTCGCCGCCACACACACGCGGCCTGACATCGCCTTTTCCTTGTCTATGCTATCGCAGTATCTGACCAAGCCAACTGAGACACACCTCAAGCTTGCAGATCAGTGCTTGCGCTATCTCCTGGAGACCAAGAACCTCTGCCTTGTATATGGCGCCAGCAAACACATCACTGGCCTTCACAGCCAACCAGAGCACCTCGGTAGCAACCACGAGTTCTTTGGAGCATCGGACGCGTCCTACGGCATGAATAATGACAGGACCAGCTCAAATGGCTGGGTCTTCATGCTGTTCGGTGGACCAGTGGATTATAAGGCATCTAAACAAATCACTGTCACCAAGTCCTCAACAGAGGCTGAGCTACTCGGGCTTTCGCAAGCCGCCTCAGAGCTCATACAGTGGGAACGAGTCTTCGCTGAGATACACCTTCAGTTCAATCAGCGCACCCACTTGTACTGCGACAACACGCAGACCATCCGCCTTGTCAACCAACAAGGGCAAAAGCTTGACACGAAGCTACGCCACGTTGACATCCACCACCACTGGCTCCGACAGCGAGACCAGCGCGGAGACATTGAGATCAAGTATCTCAGCACCAACGACATGCCTGCAGACGGGCTGACCAAGCTGCTTCCACCACAGAAGCACAAGCACTTCGTCAAGCTGCTCAATATGGCTGAGGAAGGCGTGGACCCACGCACCTCAGTGCCCTCTGCAGCCGCATCAGGAGGTAACGGGCCAACAGACGCCTGAGAAGCCCGCAGCAGCGGCCTCACCTCATCTCGAAACGAACACCGAACGGCTTCATCTTTACGGACACCTCTCTAGAAGCGCCAGCAGGCGCAAAACACGGCCACCAGCAGCCACCAATGCTGTAGACGACAACGAAGCCAGGGCAAAGCATCCACCATTCACCGGTGCGGCCCTGGCACCATCATCAACAGGTGTTTCTCGGACTCCCATTGGCTAACAGCGCAAGGGCGAGAAACACCCCTGTCACCAGCAGCAGCGCGTCCAATCAGAAAGCGAGAAACGCCTCCAACTTGCTGCTAGCTACAACACTACCACCTTGTCACCACATCATCCGCTGCTTTCGCACCTCACACATAGCACACACTTGCCCAAAACAAAAAGGTGTCACCACCCTGAGGTGATGGACCTTTAAAAGTGCAGAAAGCAAGGCACCCCGAAGGTGCCTTTTCAACTTTCCGATACCGTTGCTCCGGTGTTACCCATTGGAGCCCCATTACACCTCACATGGTGCAAGCTCTGTCGTAGACAGCCCAGTGCATTGCGCCACTGACTAGTATCTCATACTCCCCAGGGGCAGAGCGAGCTCTCTCACCATTCGCCGGAGCGAAATAACTTGGCACAGAGCAATTATCGGACAATTCAATAAGTTGAGCGGACGACAATATATGTTTAAGCATACGATAGGACTAAGGCTACCCCTGGATTGAACTCAGGACCTCTGATGTTTGCCGGTGGGTGAGATGATTGCACACTCAAGTGAAAGTCCGTGCAACGGGACCATCACCTGAGCCATCTCACCGGCAACAGTCACACATTCTATGCTTTATTATATAGGTAACAATGGCAGCAGTGAAAGTGAGGAATGAGGGAAGGGGTACAAAGCTCACCTCACTTCACTTGAAACAGCTGACTTACCCTCActgcagcagcagcaacacCGAGGGCCTGACGTCACTGCCATAGATAGGGGGGGTAGTTATGACAGGGTGCACGCGATCACATGGGAATCAGCTCATTCACTCCAGCGCACGAGCTGAGGGGGtgtgtcgcgatccgagcgtgcacatgggcaacatcccatcatcaaaacttgaggccacgtacgctaagaatcaggtgactgattagtcacctgcagcctcttcaagagcaacacttgtccattctagatagacacatgcaatacacaacctgcttttgaaacaccctatatgaGCCCGTACAATAACTTCCCACACTTCTAACGTAATATACTTAACCTATagcctatatattcttaatataaTCTATAATTCCTATCTTCTACGGCTACGTAatccgtacctatttaatagatTATATAAAtaaagaaggacctaataggaaagcgtatatctatatatagtattactAGTTAATAGTATAGGTGTTTTAGAAGGGATAGCTATAGTTAGGACTTGACTAGTAAGCCCTAATTACTAATCTCCCTAAGCACCTAATGTTgatattaagaatatataggctAGTAGGGCGAGATATATAGGTCCAGTAGACCCGTGCTTAGTCACGTGATCAGTCATCACGTGACTAAGCACGTGACCAATATTTCCTAGCCCCGGGCTAGGAAACATCTAGACACCTATATCCTTAATATGACCTATACTATTAACTAGCGATACtgtatatagatatacgctatcctatcgGGTCCTTCTTTATTTACATAATCGATAATTCCTATCTTCTACGGCTACGCAatccgtacctatttaatagttgaccctataacctatatattctCAGTAGTTATTAAGATACTAGTACGTTTAGGGTACTAGGGTTACTCGAGACCTTTAAGAGTAATCTATAACGGGTAACTTTATAGATAGCCTACTAATACTTCGAAATATTAGTAAGTAACTCTGTTTCTTCGATAGCTATTAGTCCTCGTTCTTATAATACGTTAATAACGTATCTGCGTCTCGCTAAAAACACTCTATCGTCGCTGTCGATACGCGAGTTTTCGGCATTTAGGACATCTAGATACCAGCTATGCGAAGAACACGCTGTGGAGAACCCTGCCGTAGGTCTCGCACCTTTTGACCCTGAGAATATGCAGGCGGTGCGGAGTATAGTGCTGCAGCTTACGGACGAGACTGTCAGGCTTCACCTCACCTCTTCTCTTCCAACTCTGATCTTTACCGTTTGTCACTCTTTCGCACGAGCAAAGCACTACCATGGACGCCCTTAGAGCTCAAGGAAAATTCCCTGGCCCAAGCGCAGCCATCACGCCCGGCACCTTCGACAGAACTGCGCTCAAGAACAAGACCGTCGTGCTGACTGGAGGCTGCAGCGGCATCGGAGAAGCCACGCTTCGTGCCTTCGTAGAAACAGGTGCGTTCGTAGCCTTCATCGACACGAACAAGTCCCGCGGAGAAGAAATCGCAGCAGAACTTAGCCCGAAAGTCTCATTTATGCATGGCGACGTAACATCCTGGCCTGATCAAAAGGCCCTCTTTGCTTCAGCTCGAGAGCTTTCTCCAGACGGGACGATCGATATCGTGTTCGCAAATGCCGGAACCACGGGTGGCAAAGATGGCTTCGATGCCGAGCCGGGTGAGGATGGGGAGCCGCTCGAGCCTGATCTGACCTGTGTTGACATCAATTTGAAGGCGGTGCTGTACACTGTCAAGCTTGCAACGCACTATTGGCGAGAGCCGCCGAAGGAAGGACAGGATCGAAGTTTGATTCTGACCGCGAGTCTTGCAGGATACTGGGATCATACCGCCAAGACGCAGTATGGGGCTACGAAGTGGGGTGTCAGAGGGATCATGAGGAGTATGAGGAGTAAAGGAATGGCAAAGGGATTCAGAACGAACTTGATTGCACCTTGGTGAGTAGATTTCCTCGTATTCGCTGGAGGAGTGTGACGAGGCTGACTGTGAGCGTAGGTACATGCGGACCGGTATCGCTTCGGAGGCCGCTTGGGATGTGATCCATGACCAGTGGGGAGCGATCTTTGCGGAAGTAGAGGATTCTGCTACTGCGGTGCTTCATTTGGCTGCGGACAATGGTGCAAACGGTAAGGCTCTTCGCCCCGCGGTCGTCGTCAACACTAATCAATGTGCAAAGGGAGAGGTATTGGGGTTGTGCCTCGTCAAGCTGCAGAGTGTGGCTACATTGATCTTGGCAGAGACGAGCTGGACACTGAGCTGGAGGCAGCTGAGAAGTGGCATGTTCCTCGTTGAGGAATGCATCGATGTCTCGTTGTTCACGGATCTCAGCTCGCCGACGGGAGGCCTACTGCGCCTCTTTGCACAGCACGAGATCTTATTGTATGGTCATGCCGTTGTGTCGTGCTACCCACGGGTTTTGGAGTCGGCTGCAAGCTTGGATCACGCACACCTCGAATGTCTGAGGCACGCGCGTGGATACGCTTGGGTAACGGAGTACGATGCATTCAGAGAGTACTGCTGGCAAGTTCCTGGTTGTTATGTCCATTGACCAGCATGGAAGCTTCGGCTCTTGCCCACACCTCGTCCTCGTTCTCTTTCTGCTGCTCTCCTTCCACTGTATGTCCAAATTTGCCTCCTCAATCCCGCTTCCCTATGAAGGACGCCTGTCCCGGTGGACAACAAAGCTGCCACAGCTTGAGATGTGTACGATGTTCTCCACCGGCAGCGGTATTCCATCATACGAGAGTCGAACACGACCAGGATATCTCCTGACGATCTGATTCTGCCAATCCGGTGCCTCTTGTCCAGCTTCCGTCGCCCGAAAGACGACTCGCTTGTCCTTGAAGAAAGCACGCTCCAGCCGTCGAAAATTATGAGTCTCGAAACACATTGCCAGCTGACGACAGATCGAAAGATGTACCCAGGCCCTGACTGTATCCTCCCACTTTGTGAAGCAGTTACTGGCTCGCAACGTCCTGATAATCGTCTTCATCTCTGCCC
This genomic window from Fulvia fulva chromosome 4, complete sequence contains:
- a CDS encoding 5'-hydroxyaverantin dehydrogenase — translated: MDALRAQGKFPGPSAAITPGTFDRTALKNKTVVLTGGCSGIGEATLRAFVETGAFVAFIDTNKSRGEEIAAELSPKVSFMHGDVTSWPDQKALFASARELSPDGTIDIVFANAGTTGGKDGFDAEPGEDGEPLEPDLTCVDINLKAVLYTVKLATHYWREPPKEGQDRSLILTASLAGYWDHTAKTQYGATKWGVRGIMRSMRSKGMAKGFRTNLIAPWYMRTGIASEAAWDVIHDQWGAIFAEVEDSATAVLHLAADNGANGRGIGVVPRQAAECGYIDLGRDELDTELEAAEKWHVPR